A stretch of Aerococcus christensenii DNA encodes these proteins:
- a CDS encoding NAD-dependent protein deacylase — MDSIEQLKEMIYESDRIAFFGGAGVSTASGIPDFRSSTGIFNKPSGGKYSPEEIVSHSFFMKHPKQFFDFHFNVLVHPEAEPNFCHRYLAKLEEKGKRVAIITQNIDGLHQRAGSKKVYELHGSVWTNHCLACGEEYTYPQLKVDKEGIPRCPKDQEIVRPDVVLYEEPLNQKVIEGALRELQAADLLIVAGTSLLVQPAASLLQYYQGSYLAVINKTPIPLPRPDALVFQSSINEIFKQL, encoded by the coding sequence ATGGATTCTATTGAACAATTGAAAGAAATGATTTATGAGAGTGATCGGATAGCCTTTTTTGGAGGAGCGGGAGTCTCTACTGCAAGTGGTATTCCTGATTTTCGATCTTCTACAGGTATCTTTAATAAACCTTCGGGCGGGAAGTATTCCCCAGAAGAAATTGTTTCTCATTCTTTTTTTATGAAGCATCCCAAGCAATTTTTTGACTTTCATTTTAATGTCTTAGTTCATCCAGAAGCTGAGCCTAATTTTTGCCATCGTTATTTGGCAAAATTAGAAGAAAAAGGCAAAAGAGTCGCAATTATTACGCAGAATATTGATGGCTTGCACCAACGAGCAGGGAGTAAAAAGGTTTATGAATTGCATGGGAGTGTGTGGACCAATCACTGTTTAGCTTGTGGGGAAGAGTATACTTATCCTCAGTTAAAAGTGGACAAAGAGGGTATCCCTCGCTGCCCTAAAGACCAAGAAATTGTACGACCAGATGTTGTTCTTTATGAAGAACCATTGAATCAAAAAGTCATTGAAGGGGCTTTAAGAGAGTTGCAAGCGGCGGATTTATTAATTGTGGCAGGAACTTCTCTATTGGTTCAGCCAGCAGCTAGTCTTTTACAATATTATCAAGGTTCTTATTTAGCAGTGATCAACAAAACGCCAATTCCACTTCCACGACCAGATGCGCTTGTTTTTCAATCCTCCATTAACGAAATCTTTAAGCAGTTATAG
- a CDS encoding FxLYD domain-containing protein, with amino-acid sequence MLKEIKKGLSLAILALLLLQFAACSSIKSTDDQFFSDLFKTWQAKQELLAKDPKNENYLKDSFNKEWEMMHKYQGKKFKDDAIGQNANTYLTELKGCVDTINQEASIENQKAFNEHYKKRIAALKNLKKDSRFVVQEDRLEEFNVEKSEEIIQKQAKNTEALKQLEKDLNAVKLKVQAESTDSQAVYAGEITNHSSHEFKNLGITYKFVNKDKEVLATDTWRIDSFKPGQKATIKIKNTAPKDTDHTQIELEKGLEIN; translated from the coding sequence ATGTTAAAGGAAATAAAAAAGGGGCTTAGCTTGGCTATCCTTGCTCTTCTCCTCTTACAATTTGCTGCCTGTTCTTCCATTAAAAGTACAGATGATCAATTTTTCTCTGACTTATTCAAAACATGGCAAGCAAAACAGGAACTCCTGGCTAAAGACCCTAAGAACGAAAACTATCTCAAAGATTCTTTTAATAAAGAATGGGAAATGATGCATAAATACCAAGGGAAAAAATTTAAAGATGACGCCATTGGTCAAAACGCCAACACCTATTTAACAGAACTTAAAGGGTGTGTGGATACCATCAATCAAGAGGCCTCCATCGAAAATCAAAAAGCTTTTAATGAGCATTATAAGAAACGGATCGCTGCTTTAAAGAATTTAAAGAAAGATTCTCGGTTTGTGGTCCAAGAAGACCGCTTAGAGGAATTCAATGTTGAAAAGAGTGAAGAGATTATTCAAAAGCAAGCCAAAAATACAGAGGCTCTTAAACAACTTGAAAAAGATCTCAACGCTGTCAAATTAAAAGTGCAAGCTGAAAGTACCGACTCTCAAGCTGTATATGCCGGTGAAATCACCAACCACTCTTCCCATGAATTTAAAAATCTCGGGATCACTTACAAGTTTGTCAATAAGGATAAAGAAGTTTTGGCCACAGATACTTGGCGAATTGACAGTTTCAAGCCTGGTCAAAAAGCGACCATTAAGATTAAAAATACCGCACCAAAAGATACTGATCATACTCAAATTGAACTAGAAAAGGGGTTAGAGATTAACTAA